The Humulus lupulus chromosome 4, drHumLupu1.1, whole genome shotgun sequence genome has a window encoding:
- the LOC133831697 gene encoding uncharacterized protein LOC133831697 isoform X2, with translation MSSGSASSSSDAIAGSSNLERFLRSITPIVSSRTLPQPPSKNTFEYFTLGDLWDCYGEWSAFGVGTPVQLDSGETVLQFYVPYLSAIQIYCNKSVVASNSNSDSAEFESDSWSDDSGSDNLSRSLSNNSSRAWDFVSEDFNFELDNPWPVKDKLGHIYLQYIETCSPYWRPPLMDKMMELAQHHPALMTLKSVDLSPASWMAVAWYPIYQIPSRKNVKDLSASFLTYHTLSSSFEDGATENSGGNPDEGTSCSKVSEKGNCGGISLPPFGLATYKMEGDLWLKPEAYDYQYQRIVNLYSAADSWLKQLNVKHHDFNFFTCHSFM, from the exons ATGTCTTCTGGGTCAGCTTCGTCTTCTTCGGACGCCATAGCTGGAAGCTCCAATCTCGAACGCTTTCTTCGCAGCATCACTCCCAttgtttcttcaagaactcttcCTCAG CCACCTAGTAAGAACACATTTGAGTACTTCACACTTGGAGATCTTTGGGATTGTTATGGTGAATGGAGTGCCTTTGGTGTTGGCACACCAGTTCAATTAGACAGTGGTGAAACTGTTCTACAATTCTATGTTCCTTACCTATCTGCTATCCAAATCTACTGTAATAAATCTGTTGTTGCTTCCAACAGTAACAG CGACTCGGCCGAGTTTGAAAGTGACTCGTGGAGCGATGATAGTGGGAGCGATAATCTGTCTAGGTCCCTTAGCAACAATTCTAGTAGGGCATGGGATTTTGTTTCTGAGGATTTTAACTTTGAGTTGGACAATCCATGGCCAGTGAAGGATAAACTTGGACACATTTACTTGCAATATATTGAGACTTGCTCTCCTTATTGGAGGCCTCCACTAATGGACAAG ATGATGGAACTAGCTCAGCATCATCCTGCTCTGATGACTCTCAAGAGTGTTGATCTTTCCCCGGCGAGCTGGATGGCAGTCGCCTG GTACCCAATATATCAGATTCCAAGTAGGAAAAATGTAAAGGACTTATCTGCAAGCTTCCTCACTTATCACACACTGTCCTCATCTTTTGAAG ATGGGGCAACCGAAAACAGCGGGGGAAACCCGGATGAAGGAACAAGCTGTTCGAAGGTCTCGGAGAAAGGTAACTGTGGTGGAATTTCTCTTCCTCCTTTTGGATTGGCTACATACAAGATGGAAGGAGATCTATGGTTGAAACCAGAGGCATATGACTATCAATATCAAAGGATAGTCAATCTCTACAGTGCTGCAGATTCTTGGCTGAAGCAACTGAATGTTAAACACCATGACTTCAACTTCTTCACTTGCCACTCTTTCATGTAA
- the LOC133831697 gene encoding uncharacterized protein LOC133831697 isoform X1, whose amino-acid sequence MSSGSASSSSDAIAGSSNLERFLRSITPIVSSRTLPQSCINDLNSLWQPPSKNTFEYFTLGDLWDCYGEWSAFGVGTPVQLDSGETVLQFYVPYLSAIQIYCNKSVVASNSNSDSAEFESDSWSDDSGSDNLSRSLSNNSSRAWDFVSEDFNFELDNPWPVKDKLGHIYLQYIETCSPYWRPPLMDKMMELAQHHPALMTLKSVDLSPASWMAVAWYPIYQIPSRKNVKDLSASFLTYHTLSSSFEDGATENSGGNPDEGTSCSKVSEKGNCGGISLPPFGLATYKMEGDLWLKPEAYDYQYQRIVNLYSAADSWLKQLNVKHHDFNFFTCHSFM is encoded by the exons ATGTCTTCTGGGTCAGCTTCGTCTTCTTCGGACGCCATAGCTGGAAGCTCCAATCTCGAACGCTTTCTTCGCAGCATCACTCCCAttgtttcttcaagaactcttcCTCAG AGCTGCATCAATGATCTAAATAGTCTGTGGCAGCCACCTAGTAAGAACACATTTGAGTACTTCACACTTGGAGATCTTTGGGATTGTTATGGTGAATGGAGTGCCTTTGGTGTTGGCACACCAGTTCAATTAGACAGTGGTGAAACTGTTCTACAATTCTATGTTCCTTACCTATCTGCTATCCAAATCTACTGTAATAAATCTGTTGTTGCTTCCAACAGTAACAG CGACTCGGCCGAGTTTGAAAGTGACTCGTGGAGCGATGATAGTGGGAGCGATAATCTGTCTAGGTCCCTTAGCAACAATTCTAGTAGGGCATGGGATTTTGTTTCTGAGGATTTTAACTTTGAGTTGGACAATCCATGGCCAGTGAAGGATAAACTTGGACACATTTACTTGCAATATATTGAGACTTGCTCTCCTTATTGGAGGCCTCCACTAATGGACAAG ATGATGGAACTAGCTCAGCATCATCCTGCTCTGATGACTCTCAAGAGTGTTGATCTTTCCCCGGCGAGCTGGATGGCAGTCGCCTG GTACCCAATATATCAGATTCCAAGTAGGAAAAATGTAAAGGACTTATCTGCAAGCTTCCTCACTTATCACACACTGTCCTCATCTTTTGAAG ATGGGGCAACCGAAAACAGCGGGGGAAACCCGGATGAAGGAACAAGCTGTTCGAAGGTCTCGGAGAAAGGTAACTGTGGTGGAATTTCTCTTCCTCCTTTTGGATTGGCTACATACAAGATGGAAGGAGATCTATGGTTGAAACCAGAGGCATATGACTATCAATATCAAAGGATAGTCAATCTCTACAGTGCTGCAGATTCTTGGCTGAAGCAACTGAATGTTAAACACCATGACTTCAACTTCTTCACTTGCCACTCTTTCATGTAA
- the LOC133833176 gene encoding probable inactive 2-oxoglutarate-dependent dioxygenase AOP2, whose protein sequence is MGSTTVALHNMLVIDFSNKDLKLGSHVWASTCGQIRFGLEEYGCFIAKYDEILSNNEVDTQIFCKSKDLFDLPIETKMKNNSEEPFRGYIGQIPQAPLYEGLAIDRATSLEEVRKFVDLMWPNGNDHFCDIVHLYAKQLASLDEMATKMVFESYGVEKHWETVKVVRNHVLRFLKYTEPDQDSSTVIRFAAHRDLNFTTILHQTQVGGLQVQARDGTWINVHPKPSQFLFLAGDMMKAWSNDRIRACYHQVSLSATHGERYSMGMFTFTDGEIKVPEKFVDDRHPLLYKSFDNRKYVRFYVTDEAKKTKDPIKAFCGV, encoded by the exons atgggttCAACAACAGTAGCTTTGCATAACATGCTAGTTATAGATTTTTCTAACAAAGATTTGAAACTAGGTTCACACGTGTGGGCTTCCACGTGTGGCCAAATTCGATTTGGACTTGAAGAGTATGGTTGTTTCATAGCCAAATATGATGAAATATTGTCTAATAATGAAGTTGATACACAAATCTTTTGTAAATCTAAGGATCTTTTCGATCTCCCAATTGAGACGAAAATGAAGAACAATAGTGAGGAACCATTTCGTGGCTATATTGGCCAAATCCCTCAAGCTCCACTCTATGAAGGTTTAGCCATTGATAGAGCAACAAGTCTAGAGGAAGTGAGGAAGTTCGTCGATCTTATGTGGCCAAATGGCAACGATCACTTTTG TGATATTGTTCATTTATATGCAAAGCAGTTAGCCTCATTAGATGAGATGGCTACAAAAATGGTGTTTGAAAGCTATGGAGTGGAGAAACATTGGGAAACAGTTAAGGTTGTTCGCAATCATGTTCTTCgatttttgaaatatactgaacCTGATCAAGACTCTAGTACTGTTATCAGGTTTGCTGCCCATAGAGATTTAAATTTCACAACAATACTTCATCAGACCCAGGTCGGTGGTCTTCAAGTCCAAGCCAGAGATGGCACCTGGATCAATGTTCACCCCAAACCTTCTCAATTTCTCTTCTTGGCTGGCGACATGATGAAG GCTTGGAGCAATGACAGAATAAGAGCTTGCTACCATCAAGTTAGCCTTTCTGCTACACATGGGGAGAGATACTCAATGGGAATGTTTACATTCACAGATGGAGAAATAAAAGTGCCAGAAAAATTTGTGGATGACAGACATCCATTACTCTATAAGTCATTTGATAATCGCAAATATGTTCGCTTTTATGTCACAGATGAGGCCAAGAAGACCAAAGATCCAATCAAAGCCTTTTGTGGTGTTTGA
- the LOC133833177 gene encoding deoxypodophyllotoxin synthase-like: protein MGSTAVALHNIPVIDFSNKELKPGSHVWASTCDQIRFALEEYGCFVAKYDELLSNNEVDTQIFCKSKDLFDLPIETKMKNTSEEPFRGYVGQIPQLPLYEGLAIDRATSLEQVRKFVDLMWINGNHHFC, encoded by the exons atgggtTCAACAGCAGTAGCTTTGCATAACATTCCAGTTATAGATTTTTCTAACAAAGAGTTGAAGCCAGGCTCACACGTGTGGGCTTCCACGTGTGACCAAATTCGATTTGCACTCGAAGAGTATGGTTGTTTCGTAGCCAAATATGATGAATTATTGTCTAATAATGAAGTTGATACACAAATCTTTTGCAAATCGAAGGATCTTTTCGATCTCCCAATTGAGACGAAAATGAAGAACACTAGTGAGGAACCATTTCGTGGCTATGTTGGCCAAATCCCTCAACTTCCACTCTATGAAGGTTTAGCCATTGATAGGGCAACAAGTCTTGAACAAGTGAGGAAGTTCGTCGATCTTATGTGGATCAATGGCAACCATCATTTCTG TTGA
- the LOC133829544 gene encoding probable 2-oxoglutarate-dependent dioxygenase AOP1, with protein MGSIAVDVHEIPVIDFSNKELKSGSHTWASTCDQIRFALEEYGCFVAKYDELFSNNEIDTQIFCKSKDLFDLPIETKMKNTSEEPFRGYVGQIPQLPLYEGLAIDRATSLEEVRKFVDLMWINGNHHFCDIVHSYAKQIALLDEMATKMVFESYGVEKHWKQVEALHSHVLRFLKYDEPNQDSDTTIRFLPHTDKNFTTILHQTQVGGLQVQAKDGTWISVHPKPSHFLLMAGDMMKVWSNDRVRACYHQVSFSGHEERYSMGMFTFTDGEIKVPEEFVDDEHPILYKPFDNRKYVRFYVTDEAKKIKDPIKAFFGV; from the exons atgggttCCATAGCTGTTGATGTGCATGAGATTCCAGTTATAGATTTTTCTAACAAAGAGTTGAAGTCAGGCTCACACACGTGGGCTTCCACGTGTGACCAAATTCGATTTGCACTCGAAGAGTATGGTTGTTTCGTAGCCAAATATGATGAACTATTCTCTAATAATGAAATTGATACACAAATCTTTTGCAAATCGAAGGATCTTTTCGATCTCCCAATTGAGACGAAAATGAAGAACACTAGTGAGGAACCATTTCGTGGCTATGTTGGCCAAATCCCTCAACTTCCACTCTATGAAGGTTTAGCCATTGATAGGGCAACAAGTCTTGAAGAAGTGAGGAAGTTCGTCGATCTTATGTGGATCAATGGCAACCATCATTTCTG TGATATTGTCCATTCATATGCAAAGCAAATAGCCTTATTAGATGAGATGGCTACAAAAATGGTGTTTGAAAGCTATGGAGTGGAGAAACATTGGAAGCAAGTTGAGGCTCTACACAGTCATGTTCTTCGATTTTTGAAGTATGATGAACCTAATCAAGACTCTGATACCACTATAAGGTTTCTTCCCCATACTGATAAGAACTTCACAACAATACTTCACCAAACCCAGGTTGGTGGTCTCCAAGTTCAAGCCAAAGATGGCACCTGGATCAGCGTTCACCCAAAACCTTCTCATTTTCTCCTCATGGCTGGCGACATGATGAAG GTTTGGAGCAATGACAGAGTAAGAGCTTGCTACCACCAGGTTAGCTTTTCTGGACATGAGGAGAGATACTCAATGGGAATGTTTACATTCACAGATGGAGAAATAAAAGTGCCAGAAGAATTTGTGGATGATGAACATCCAATACTCTATAAACCATTTGATAATCGTAAATATGTTCGATTTTATGTCACAGATGAGGCCAAGAAGATCAAAGATCCAATCAAAGCCTTCTTTGGTGTTTGA